In Leptotrichia buccalis C-1013-b, the genomic window AAAACCTTTTAGACAAAAAGGAACAGGAAGAGCTAGACAAGGATCTACAAGAGCACCACACATGGTAGGTGGAGGAGTAGTTCACGGACCAAAACCAAGAAACTATGCTAAAAAAGTAAATAAAAAAGTTAGAAAATTAGCTTTAAAATCAGCTTTAGCAACAAAAATTAGCGAAGGAAATGTAATCGTATTAGATGATTTCGCATTAGAAATACCAAAAACAAAAACATTTATTGATTTTGCAAAAGCATTAAACTTTGACGGTGCAAAACAATTATATGTAACAAATGATGATACTGATAATATAGATAGAGATTATTTCTTATATTTATCAACTAGAAATATTGAAAAAGTTGCAGCAATTAATACAAGAGATTTAAGCATCTACTGGTTAATCAAACAAGACAAAGTAATCTTAACTAAAGAAGCTCTTGCAACTATCGAGGAGGTGCTAGCATAATGCATATTACTGATATTATCAAAAAACCTGTAATTAATACAGAAAAAGCAAGAAATTTATTGGAAAACAATGAATATGTTTTCATAGTAGATAGAAGAGCAAACAAACTTCAAATTAAAGATGCAGTTGAAAAACTATTCAATGTAAAAGTTCAAGGTGTTAATACTTTAAACATTAAATCAAAAAACAAAAGATTCAGAATGTCAATGTATAAAACAGCTGCTATCAAAAAAGCAATTGTTAAGTTGAAAGATGGAGAATCTATAGCAGCTTACGAAGGATAAGACAAATTACAAGAATCATAACATCTATTTCTCGGGGATTTCCCCGAAAAATAATTTTTAGAAAAAGTAAAAATAACTATATTTTTTTGTGGAAATTATTTAGTAAAAATGCTATAATAGATAAGTTATGTAAAATTATAGAAATTATTTGAAATTTTTCAAATAATTATACAAATAAAAAGAGAAATAGGAAGAGAGGGAACATAAGTTATGCCAATAAAAAAATTAAAACCGATAACTAGTGGGACACGGCATATGTCGATATTAGTTAATAAGGACTTAGATAAGGTAAGACCTGAAAAATCTTTAGTTGAACCATTAAATTCATCTTACGGGATTGACAACTATGGACACAGAACAGGTAGAAACAGACATAAAGGACACAAAAGATTATATAGAGTAATCGACTGGAAAAGAAATAAAATTGGAGTGCCTGCAAAAGTTGCAACTCTTGAATATGATCCAAACAGAACTGCAAACATCGCATTGTTACACTATGTTGATGGAGAAAAAAGATATATCTTGGCTCCGAACGGACTTAAAAAAGGTGACATCGTATTAGCAGGAGAAGGTGCGGATATCAAACCTGGAAATGCGTTAAAATTAAAAGACTTACCAGTAGGGACAGTTATTCACAATGTTGAATTAATGCCTGGTAAAGGTGGACAGTTAGCAAGATCAGCAGGAACAGCTGCAAGACTTGTTGCAAAAGAAGGAACTTACTGCCACGTGGAATTACCATCTGGAGAATTAAGACTTATTCATAAAGAATGTATGGCTACAATCGGATCAGTAGGAAATTCTGAACATTCATTAGTATCATTAGGAAAAGCTGGAAGAAATAGACACTTAGGAAGAAAACCTCATGTTAGAGGATCAGTAATGAACCCTGTGGATCACCCACACGGAGGAGGAGAAGGAAGATCTCCAATTGGTAGAAAATCACCAGTTACACCTTGGGGTAAACCTACACTTGGTAAGAAAACTAGAGGTAAAAAACTTAGTGATAAATTCATCGTTAGAGGAAGAAAAAAATAGTAGTTTAAAAATAAAATCAATGTCAATTTTGATAATAGGATTTTTAGATGAAAAACGCAGAAATGGACTGTGCCAGTCAAGCAGACAGATAAAATATCTAAATAACAGTTTGGCTGAATGTAAAAATATTGCTTGATACATTGAATTAAATATTTAGAAAATAAATAATTAAAATGAGATGTATTGAGTAACATTTCTCGATTTAAAAAATGAAATAAGGAGGAAAGAATGGCTCGTTCATTAAAAAAAGGACCTTTTGTTGATGCATATTTATTAGAAAAAATAGAAGCATTGGGAGGTAAAAAACAAGTTATTAAAACATGGTCTAGAAGATCAACTATATTCCCTCAATTTATTGGACATACTTTTGCTGTATATAACGGTAAAAAACATATACCTGTATATGTAACTGAGGAAATGGTTGGACATAAATTAGGTGAATTTGCACCAACTAGAACTTTCTACGGACATGGAAAAGACGCTAAAAAAGGTAAAAAATAATTAAAATAACCGATAGATATACATTAATGAAAGGAGAGGACTTTGAATGGCAGTAGTAGCTAAATTGAAATACCAAAGATTAAGCCCTCAAAAAGCAAGATTAGTTGCTGATATTGTAAGAGGGAAAAATGCATTGCAAGCATTGAATATTTTAAAATTTACAAATAAAAAAGCAGCATTATACATAGAAAAAACATTAAGATCAGCAATTGCAAACGCTGAACATAATAACAACATGGATCCTGATAAATTATTTATTTCAAAAATATTAATTGATAAAGGACCTGTACTAAAAAGAATCAGCCCAAGAGCAATGGGAAGAGCTGATATTATTAGAAAACCAACAGCTCATATCACAGTAGAAGTTGATGAAAGAGAAGATTAATTTAGACAAATAAGGAGGTAAGTCTGTGGGACAAAAAGTAGATCCTAGGGGGATAAGATTAGGAATCACAAGAACTTGGGATTCAAAATGGTTCGCTGAGGGGAAAGAATACGTAAACAACTTTCACGAAGATTTAAAAATAAAAGAATATATTAAGAAAAACTATTACCACGCAGGGATTTCTTCTATTCAAATAGAAAGAACATCACCTACAGAAGTAGCAGTTATTATAGAAACTGGAAAAGCTGGAATCTTAATCGGAAGAAAAGGTCAAGAAATTGAAGCTTTAAAAGTAAAATTAGAAAAATTAACTGGTAAAAGAGTACAAATTAAAGTACAAGAAATCAAAAATCCTAATAAAGATGCTCAATTAGTAGCAGAAAGTATTGCAACAGCAATTGAAAAAAGGGTTGCTTATAAAAGAGCAGTTCAACAAGCTATTCAA contains:
- the rplD gene encoding 50S ribosomal protein L4, producing the protein MPVLNIYKLDGSQAGTIEVNNDVFGIEPNKHVMHEVLVAELAEARQGSASTKTRAEVRGGGRKPFRQKGTGRARQGSTRAPHMVGGGVVHGPKPRNYAKKVNKKVRKLALKSALATKISEGNVIVLDDFALEIPKTKTFIDFAKALNFDGAKQLYVTNDDTDNIDRDYFLYLSTRNIEKVAAINTRDLSIYWLIKQDKVILTKEALATIEEVLA
- the rplW gene encoding 50S ribosomal protein L23, which produces MHITDIIKKPVINTEKARNLLENNEYVFIVDRRANKLQIKDAVEKLFNVKVQGVNTLNIKSKNKRFRMSMYKTAAIKKAIVKLKDGESIAAYEG
- the rplB gene encoding 50S ribosomal protein L2 — encoded protein: MPIKKLKPITSGTRHMSILVNKDLDKVRPEKSLVEPLNSSYGIDNYGHRTGRNRHKGHKRLYRVIDWKRNKIGVPAKVATLEYDPNRTANIALLHYVDGEKRYILAPNGLKKGDIVLAGEGADIKPGNALKLKDLPVGTVIHNVELMPGKGGQLARSAGTAARLVAKEGTYCHVELPSGELRLIHKECMATIGSVGNSEHSLVSLGKAGRNRHLGRKPHVRGSVMNPVDHPHGGGEGRSPIGRKSPVTPWGKPTLGKKTRGKKLSDKFIVRGRKK
- the rpsS gene encoding 30S ribosomal protein S19 — translated: MARSLKKGPFVDAYLLEKIEALGGKKQVIKTWSRRSTIFPQFIGHTFAVYNGKKHIPVYVTEEMVGHKLGEFAPTRTFYGHGKDAKKGKK
- the rplV gene encoding 50S ribosomal protein L22 translates to MAVVAKLKYQRLSPQKARLVADIVRGKNALQALNILKFTNKKAALYIEKTLRSAIANAEHNNNMDPDKLFISKILIDKGPVLKRISPRAMGRADIIRKPTAHITVEVDERED
- the rpsC gene encoding 30S ribosomal protein S3, coding for MGQKVDPRGIRLGITRTWDSKWFAEGKEYVNNFHEDLKIKEYIKKNYYHAGISSIQIERTSPTEVAVIIETGKAGILIGRKGQEIEALKVKLEKLTGKRVQIKVQEIKNPNKDAQLVAESIATAIEKRVAYKRAVQQAIQRAEKAGIKGIKVMVSGRLNGAEIARSEWTLSGRVPLHTLRADVDYATATAHTTYGALGLKVWIFNGEVLSTTKEGENE